The genome window CTACGCGTGGAGCGCTACGGCAACTGGTGGACGCTGGGCGACGAACAGGACCGAATCGAGCTCGGCGTCCACGAGGCGAACGTCTTCGTCGAGGAGGCCGCCGACCGGCTGGAGAGGTGCCAGACGGCAGGCCAGCCGGTCCATTTCATGACCGCAAGCCTCCCGGGGCTGGTGGAGTTGAACACGGCGTATGGCCATCTCGCCGGTGATGCGGCGCTGCGATGGGTGGCAGAGATCCTCCGTCGCCAGGCGCCGCCGTCGGCCGTGCTGGGACACCTGGGCGCTGGAAGGTTCGCCATCGTCACGTCCCGCGACCCCGAACTCATCGCCAACGCGGTGCAGACGGGCATGATGCGGGTCCCTCCGCCCGCATCCCTTCCGGTTCGCCTCACGCCCGTGTTCTCCTGGGCGTCGAGTGATGAGGCAGGCTATGACCTGGATGTCATGCGCGTGACCGCGGAGGAGAGGTTGGCCAATGTCTCTTGAACCTCAACCCGAGGCCCCGGCGCTCCTCGAACGACGTCGTCCGACGATCGGCTGCGTGGTGCCGGCCTACAACGAGGCGATGTCGATCGCTGGCGTCCTCGACTCCATGCTGTCGCAGACCTGCCGGCCTGATGCCATCCATGTCATCGTCAACAACACCACGGACGACACAGCGAGAATCGCCGCGTGGTACGCCGGCGTCCACGAGATGGTCGTGAACGGCGAGCGGATGTTCACCGAGATCCACGTCCACGACCTGGGCACGATGGATGACAAGAAGGTCGGCGCCTTGAACTACGGCTTCCGCCTGGTCGACGGCATGGACTACCTCCTGGGTATCGACGGCGACACCTCGGCCGACCCACGCGCGGTCGAGTACCTCGTCCAAGAGATGGAGACCGATCCGAGCATCGGTGGCATCTCGGCGATCTACAGCATCGATGACACCGCGATCGACGGCCTGATGGCCAAGTTCCTGATCTGTGGCCAGCGGGCCCAGTTCTCGGCCTTCAACATGCGCAACCTGCTCAACGACCGCCAGATGGCGGTACTCGGGGGCCAGCTGTCCATCTTCTCCATGGAGGCGCTCCACGCCGTGGTGGCCGAGGGGCATCAGATCCAGCCGTGGCTCACGGTGAGCGAGGTCGAGGACTCGCTGCTGTCGCTGCAGATCCAGAGCGCGGGCTACAAGACGATGATCAGCAAGGATTCCCGCGCCAACGTGGGCGGAATGCTCACCATGAAGTCCCTGGACGCACAGCAGGTGAAGTGGAACTACGGCTGCATCGATCTGATGTGGCCCGGCGTACGGAACGGGCACCGCGGCCAGCCCTTCCACCCGAATCTCCGCATCCGGTGGCTCGACAACTTCTCCATGCTGTTCAACGGCCTGACGCGGTTGGGTTTCTTCACACTGCTCACCTGCTCACTCCTGTTCCACGCCTTCGTGTTCACTGTGTGGTGGGCGATCCCGCCGGTCGCTGGCTGGCTTCTGAACATCCGCATCGCCCACACCATGGGCCGGCCACACCTGTCCGACTACCTCTTCGCGGGCCTCTTCCTGCCGGCCGAGCTCTATACATGGGTGCGCCTGGGCCACTTCGTGCGCGCCTGGTCGAAGTTCTTCTTCGCCCGAGCCGCGAACAACTGGGAACTGCAGGCTCAGGCGGAATCGGGCAGCGCCCGCAGCACTTACCTGGTGCCGTTCATGGTCGCCTGTCTCACCTACGTCGCAGGTGTGGTCGCATTCGATCAACTGCTCTCGGTCCAGGCCAAGTCGGACGTCCTCTGGGTGTCATGGCGCGTACTCGGCGCCATCACCGTCTTCCAGACCTTCTGGATGGCGTTCCAGCTCCTGCGTCCATATAAGGGTTACAAGGCATGACAATCTCCACACGGGCCGCCGCTGCACTCGTTGCCCTGGTGCTGCCCGCACTGACCGGTTGCCAGGCGTTCGGCTCGTCACGCCCGGAGACAACGGGGACCGACGAGGTCACCACGGCCGCCGATCCGTATCAGACCCACTCGAAGATCGACGAGGCCGAGTCGGCGTTCACCCGTGACGGGACGTTCGAAACCCATACCGCCTCGACGGGGATCGACCTCGTGATGACGGTCTACCCCACCAAGGCAACGCCCCGCACCCACGAGTGGTACCCCGGCGGGAACAAGTACTTCACCTTCACCTTCCAGGCCTACGACCTCGACGTCGCGATGCGCGACCCGTTCAAGAACAAGCGCAAGGTCTACCTCTCTCACGTCGAGGTCACGTCGTCGTCCAACTCCGCCAGCGGGCTCGCGACCACGCCGTACACGCTCGACGCCGACCCGCTCGACGTCACACTCGACCCCGATCCCCTCAAGTCCGCCAAGTACGGCCAGCTCATCACCTCGCCCAAGGGGTCGCTGGAGGTGCGG of Nocardioides sp. Kera G14 contains these proteins:
- a CDS encoding glycosyltransferase; the protein is MSLEPQPEAPALLERRRPTIGCVVPAYNEAMSIAGVLDSMLSQTCRPDAIHVIVNNTTDDTARIAAWYAGVHEMVVNGERMFTEIHVHDLGTMDDKKVGALNYGFRLVDGMDYLLGIDGDTSADPRAVEYLVQEMETDPSIGGISAIYSIDDTAIDGLMAKFLICGQRAQFSAFNMRNLLNDRQMAVLGGQLSIFSMEALHAVVAEGHQIQPWLTVSEVEDSLLSLQIQSAGYKTMISKDSRANVGGMLTMKSLDAQQVKWNYGCIDLMWPGVRNGHRGQPFHPNLRIRWLDNFSMLFNGLTRLGFFTLLTCSLLFHAFVFTVWWAIPPVAGWLLNIRIAHTMGRPHLSDYLFAGLFLPAELYTWVRLGHFVRAWSKFFFARAANNWELQAQAESGSARSTYLVPFMVACLTYVAGVVAFDQLLSVQAKSDVLWVSWRVLGAITVFQTFWMAFQLLRPYKGYKA